A stretch of Metabacillus sp. FJAT-52054 DNA encodes these proteins:
- a CDS encoding DUF3813 domain-containing protein has translation MGNKLFQKARESVNEAAPHDQASIDRAKNALSSAYANSSEAEKAQLQEFQQDLESRTE, from the coding sequence ATGGGGAATAAATTATTTCAAAAAGCGCGGGAATCCGTAAATGAAGCTGCTCCTCACGATCAGGCCTCCATCGATCGTGCTAAAAATGCCCTATCTTCTGCTTATGCCAACAGTTCTGAGGCTGAAAAAGCCCAGCTTCAGGAGTTTCAGCAGGATTTAGAAAGCCGCACAGAGTAA
- a CDS encoding Cof-type HAD-IIB family hydrolase, with product MDNKPYLIALDLDGTLLRDDKTISSYSKEIIQKARAAGHIVCIATGRPYRSSSLYYRELALDTPIVNFNGAFVHHPKDDSWGMFHTTLELDVVQEIVKTADKHGVHNMLAEVKDRVYFHKHDERLLDVFSMGDPEMTIGHLGETLGEDVTSILIHAEEQNVDKIRSYLSDVHAEVVEHRRWAAPWHVIEIIKAGMNKAVGLKKLTDHFGIPPERVIAFGDEDNDLEMLEFAGQGVAMGNAIDIVKETANKETLSNMDDGIAVYLKKELDL from the coding sequence ATGGATAACAAACCTTATTTGATTGCATTGGACTTAGATGGAACACTTTTGCGCGATGATAAAACGATTTCCAGCTACTCAAAGGAAATCATACAAAAAGCAAGGGCAGCCGGGCACATTGTTTGCATCGCCACAGGCAGGCCTTACCGTTCAAGCTCGCTTTATTACAGAGAGCTTGCACTGGATACTCCGATTGTTAATTTTAATGGAGCGTTCGTTCATCACCCAAAGGATGACAGCTGGGGTATGTTTCATACCACTCTTGAGCTTGATGTCGTTCAGGAAATTGTAAAAACTGCGGATAAACACGGTGTACATAATATGCTTGCTGAGGTGAAGGACCGCGTTTATTTCCATAAACATGATGAGCGGCTTCTGGATGTGTTCAGCATGGGCGATCCTGAAATGACGATTGGCCATCTTGGCGAAACGCTCGGTGAGGATGTTACGAGTATTCTCATCCACGCTGAAGAGCAAAACGTAGATAAGATCCGTTCTTATTTATCAGACGTTCATGCAGAAGTGGTTGAGCACCGGAGATGGGCAGCGCCATGGCACGTCATTGAAATTATTAAAGCCGGCATGAATAAAGCGGTCGGACTGAAAAAGCTTACAGATCACTTTGGTATTCCTCCTGAGCGTGTGATTGCGTTTGGAGATGAAGATAACGATTTGGAGATGCTCGAGTTTGCCGGCCAGGGTGTCGCGATGGGAAATGCGATTGATATTGTAAAAGAAACGGCCAACAAAGAAACGCTATCCAATATGGATGATGGAATTGCGGTTTATTTGAAAAAAGAATTGGATTTATAA
- a CDS encoding YitT family protein gives MIKEESRKIIVVIFGALLNAIALNLFLIPAKVYASGFTGVAQLISNVLTRYTPFNISTGILLLLLNIPVFFLGWKMVGKSFTIYSIISVAATTVFLGFIPLQGISGDILLNAVFGGVIAAVGVGLTLKYGASTGGLDIVAMVLSRMKDKPVGTYFFMLNAVIIFSAGVLFGWEKALYTLVALYASTRVIDAIHTRYEKLTAMIVTKKSEELKKAIHAKLVRGITAVPAKGGFTNETKEMLVMVITRYELYDLEKTIQEVDPHAFTNIVETTGIVGSFRKD, from the coding sequence ATGATTAAAGAAGAATCCAGAAAAATTATCGTCGTCATTTTCGGGGCGCTGCTGAATGCAATTGCGCTGAATTTGTTCCTAATCCCCGCAAAAGTGTATGCAAGCGGATTTACCGGCGTCGCACAGCTCATTTCAAATGTACTGACCCGGTATACGCCGTTTAACATTTCCACAGGGATTCTGCTGCTTCTGCTCAACATCCCGGTATTCTTTTTAGGCTGGAAGATGGTTGGTAAGTCGTTTACCATTTACAGTATAATAAGCGTAGCTGCTACAACTGTTTTTCTCGGATTCATCCCGCTTCAGGGAATTTCGGGGGACATTTTGCTTAATGCAGTATTTGGCGGTGTCATTGCCGCGGTAGGTGTCGGCTTAACACTGAAATACGGTGCTTCAACAGGAGGACTGGATATTGTCGCCATGGTGCTGTCCAGGATGAAGGACAAGCCTGTCGGCACGTATTTTTTCATGCTGAATGCCGTCATTATCTTCTCAGCAGGCGTATTGTTCGGCTGGGAAAAAGCCCTATATACCCTGGTTGCTCTTTATGCATCGACACGCGTCATTGATGCCATTCATACCCGTTATGAAAAATTGACAGCTATGATCGTAACGAAAAAGAGTGAGGAATTAAAAAAAGCAATTCATGCCAAGCTTGTACGGGGAATTACAGCAGTTCCCGCAAAAGGCGGTTTTACAAACGAAACAAAGGAAATGCTGGTAATGGTCATCACAAGATACGAGCTGTATGACCTTGAAAAAACCATTCAGGAAGTGGATCCCCATGCCTTTACCAACATCGTGGAAACAACAGGGATTGTCGGTTCCTTCCGAAAAGACTAA
- a CDS encoding BsuPI-related putative proteinase inhibitor — translation MKKTLLFLCILLLSACTNKTDEGKEVTAPMEKTNQVLLKASAEGSADQAVLKLIIQNDTDIKKTFSFQTGQTYELTVLDSEGKEMYKYSKGKMFTQALREIALEPGEKKVYQEVWGYDKKVSPGEYKVIAVFLGKEKGGETLTAKGTLEIPES, via the coding sequence ATGAAAAAAACACTCCTGTTTCTGTGCATACTCCTGCTATCTGCCTGCACCAATAAAACGGATGAAGGAAAAGAGGTGACTGCACCGATGGAGAAAACAAATCAGGTACTATTAAAAGCATCAGCGGAGGGAAGTGCTGATCAGGCTGTTTTAAAGCTAATCATCCAAAATGATACGGACATAAAAAAAACCTTCTCCTTTCAGACTGGACAAACCTATGAACTGACCGTGCTGGATTCGGAAGGAAAGGAAATGTACAAATATTCCAAAGGTAAGATGTTTACGCAGGCTTTAAGAGAAATAGCACTCGAGCCCGGGGAGAAAAAGGTATATCAGGAAGTTTGGGGATATGATAAAAAGGTCTCACCTGGCGAATATAAGGTGATAGCGGTATTCCTTGGAAAAGAAAAAGGCGGAGAGACTTTGACGGCAAAAGGAACACTGGAAATACCTGAATCTTAA
- the argJ gene encoding bifunctional ornithine acetyltransferase/N-acetylglutamate synthase, translating into MEASMTIVKHGSVVSPKGFSADGVHCGLRYSKKDLGVILSEVPASAAAVYTQSHFQAAPLKVTQESIAAGKKIQALIVNSGNANACTGKQGLADAYQMRRACAERFGINEYLTAVASTGVIGEQMNMKKILEGVPLLNPASTKESGHSFETAILTTDTGVKNTAAKLAIDGKEVWIGGAAKGSGMIHPNMATMLGFITTDAAIDSVHLQQLLSEATDTSFNQITVDGETSTNDMVLVLANGMAENDPLTPNHPQWEVFKNGFQEVCKDLAKQIAKDGEGATKLIEVQVTGAVSVQEARETAKKVVGSSLVKTAVFGEDANWGRIIGAIGHSRASVDPDQTEIWLGGQCLFSKGEPQDFSEEKAAEYLKDKTIMIRVSLAAGDAEATAWGCDLTYDYVKINASYRT; encoded by the coding sequence ATGGAGGCATCCATGACGATTGTAAAGCATGGATCTGTCGTATCGCCGAAAGGATTTAGTGCAGATGGGGTCCATTGCGGCCTTCGGTACTCCAAAAAAGATTTAGGCGTCATTTTAAGCGAGGTGCCGGCAAGTGCCGCTGCTGTCTATACACAGAGCCATTTTCAAGCCGCACCATTAAAAGTAACACAGGAAAGCATTGCCGCCGGTAAAAAAATTCAGGCTTTGATTGTTAATAGCGGCAATGCAAATGCATGCACAGGAAAACAGGGTCTGGCGGATGCTTATCAAATGAGACGTGCGTGCGCTGAAAGGTTTGGTATTAATGAATACTTGACCGCTGTTGCTTCAACAGGGGTGATTGGCGAGCAAATGAATATGAAGAAAATCCTGGAGGGAGTTCCGCTGCTGAACCCGGCAAGCACAAAAGAAAGCGGCCATTCTTTTGAAACAGCTATTCTTACAACCGATACGGGCGTTAAGAATACGGCAGCAAAGCTTGCCATCGATGGAAAGGAAGTATGGATTGGCGGGGCGGCAAAGGGTTCAGGAATGATTCATCCGAACATGGCAACCATGCTTGGCTTTATTACCACAGATGCCGCAATTGATTCTGTTCATCTTCAGCAGCTGTTAAGCGAGGCAACAGACACATCCTTTAACCAGATTACAGTGGATGGAGAAACATCCACAAATGACATGGTGCTTGTGCTTGCAAATGGGATGGCAGAAAATGATCCGCTAACCCCGAACCATCCTCAATGGGAGGTTTTCAAAAACGGATTCCAGGAGGTTTGCAAGGATCTCGCCAAACAAATCGCTAAGGATGGAGAGGGCGCGACCAAGCTGATTGAGGTTCAGGTTACCGGTGCTGTCTCCGTTCAGGAAGCAAGAGAAACCGCGAAAAAAGTAGTAGGGTCAAGTCTAGTGAAAACAGCGGTTTTTGGTGAAGATGCGAATTGGGGGCGGATCATTGGAGCTATTGGGCATAGCCGGGCATCCGTCGATCCGGATCAAACCGAGATCTGGCTTGGCGGACAATGTCTGTTCAGCAAAGGGGAACCACAGGATTTTAGCGAGGAAAAAGCAGCAGAATATTTGAAGGATAAAACCATTATGATCCGTGTGAGTCTAGCGGCTGGTGATGCGGAAGCAACCGCATGGGGCTGTGATCTCACATATGATTATGTGAAAATCAATGCGAGCTACAGAACGTGA
- a CDS encoding metal-sulfur cluster assembly factor, with translation MEEALKENLMGALEQVVDPELGIDIVNLGLVYDVEMDEAGATTVTMTLTSMGCPLAGTIVDQVKIALGDIPEVKETEVNIVWNPPWSKDRMSRYAKIALGIT, from the coding sequence ATGGAAGAAGCATTAAAAGAAAATCTCATGGGCGCGCTTGAACAAGTCGTCGATCCTGAACTTGGAATTGATATCGTCAACCTCGGCCTCGTATACGATGTTGAAATGGATGAAGCCGGTGCAACCACAGTCACCATGACCCTGACATCCATGGGCTGCCCGCTCGCCGGAACAATCGTAGACCAAGTGAAAATTGCACTTGGCGATATCCCGGAAGTAAAAGAAACCGAAGTTAACATCGTCTGGAATCCGCCGTGGTCCAAAGACCGCATGTCACGCTACGCAAAAATTGCGCTGGGCATTACCTGA
- the argC gene encoding N-acetyl-gamma-glutamyl-phosphate reductase, which yields MNIGIVGSTGYGGIELYRLLVNHPYTDKCILYTSSQGGNLYSDVYPHLNSIEDEPLRNVDEAEGIDIMFIAAPPGVSAELTPKLLNKGFKVIDLSGDLRLKNGSDYERWYKRPPAPEEILEQAVYGLSELNRVNITETKVLSNPGCYPTASLLGLAPLIHQHAIDPASIIIDAKSGISGAGRKAGLGTHYSELNENFKVYKIGEHQHIPEIEQQLGQWMGEPVTISFTPHLVPMTRGIMATMYVTLTEGISTEMLIESYQSFYEQAPFVRVRKPGSEPQTKEVAGSNFCDIGLKVDERTGRVVIASVIDNLMKGAAGQAVQNYNLMNGWDEQTGLRLVPVYP from the coding sequence TTGAACATAGGAATTGTAGGGTCTACTGGTTATGGAGGAATTGAGCTTTATAGATTGCTAGTGAATCATCCTTATACAGATAAATGTATATTATATACATCCTCTCAAGGAGGCAATCTCTATTCGGATGTATACCCTCATTTGAACAGCATCGAGGATGAACCCTTGCGAAACGTGGACGAAGCGGAAGGAATCGATATCATGTTTATCGCAGCTCCTCCAGGAGTATCGGCTGAATTGACGCCTAAGCTGTTGAATAAAGGGTTTAAAGTGATTGACTTATCCGGAGATCTCAGACTTAAAAACGGCAGCGATTATGAGAGATGGTATAAACGGCCTCCGGCGCCGGAAGAAATTCTGGAACAAGCCGTGTATGGATTATCTGAATTAAACCGGGTGAACATTACGGAAACGAAGGTCCTTTCAAATCCCGGTTGTTATCCGACGGCCTCCTTGCTTGGGCTTGCACCGCTTATTCATCAGCATGCCATCGATCCGGCATCGATTATCATAGATGCGAAGTCAGGTATTTCCGGGGCTGGAAGAAAGGCAGGCCTTGGAACACATTATTCCGAGCTTAATGAGAATTTTAAAGTTTACAAGATTGGAGAGCACCAGCACATTCCTGAGATTGAGCAGCAGTTAGGCCAGTGGATGGGAGAGCCTGTCACAATCAGCTTCACCCCTCATCTTGTCCCGATGACGAGAGGGATTATGGCGACGATGTATGTGACGCTGACCGAAGGAATCAGTACAGAGATGCTGATCGAGAGCTATCAGTCTTTTTATGAGCAGGCTCCATTTGTAAGAGTGCGTAAGCCGGGAAGTGAACCGCAGACGAAGGAAGTAGCGGGCTCAAATTTTTGCGATATTGGGTTAAAAGTTGATGAACGCACGGGCAGGGTTGTAATTGCCTCCGTTATTGATAACTTGATGAAGGGAGCTGCCGGGCAGGCGGTTCAAAATTACAATTTGATGAATGGATGGGATGAACAGACAGGGCTAAGGCTTGTTCCGGTGTATCCATAA
- a CDS encoding acetylornithine transaminase, whose protein sequence is MSSLFPTYARWNLTIEEGKGSWVKDKEGNKYLDFISGIAVCSLGHQFEPVKQAVAEQLDKVWHVSNLFGIELQEEAAGLLTKHSFADAVFFCNSGAEANEAAIKLARKHTGKGKVVTFKQSFHGRTFATMAATGQEKVRAGYGEMLPSFEYLPYNDLSALDELDGENCAAIMLEIIQGEGGVVPGTEAFLKKVEETCKTLGCLLIVDEVQTGIGRTGKLFAHEGLITPDIVTSAKGLGNGFPVGAMLGKSECIPSFQPGSHGSTFGGNPLAMAAVKAVLETVLEDGFLDAVQKNGENLMNHLKSELEILPMVNEVRGKGMMIGIEWNGPVAGIISELRENGLLVLPAGENVIRLLPPINSTDEECRMAVSMLKAVLDLHSKASV, encoded by the coding sequence ATGAGTTCTTTATTTCCTACATATGCGCGGTGGAATCTCACCATTGAAGAAGGAAAAGGATCCTGGGTTAAGGATAAGGAGGGGAATAAATACCTAGATTTTATCTCAGGAATCGCGGTGTGCAGCCTCGGCCATCAGTTTGAGCCTGTTAAGCAAGCAGTAGCGGAGCAGCTTGACAAAGTATGGCATGTTTCAAACTTATTCGGGATTGAACTGCAGGAAGAAGCTGCCGGACTTTTAACGAAGCATTCGTTTGCTGATGCGGTATTTTTTTGCAACAGCGGTGCAGAGGCGAATGAAGCAGCGATCAAGCTTGCGAGGAAACATACGGGAAAAGGGAAGGTTGTCACCTTCAAGCAGTCCTTCCATGGCCGGACATTTGCCACAATGGCCGCAACTGGCCAGGAAAAAGTCAGGGCAGGCTACGGAGAAATGCTTCCGTCCTTTGAATATTTACCCTACAACGATCTAAGTGCACTGGATGAACTTGATGGAGAGAACTGTGCGGCAATCATGCTTGAAATCATTCAAGGTGAGGGCGGAGTCGTGCCGGGAACGGAAGCGTTTTTAAAAAAAGTCGAGGAAACCTGCAAAACTTTAGGCTGCTTGCTGATTGTGGATGAAGTCCAAACAGGGATAGGCCGTACCGGTAAATTGTTTGCCCATGAGGGGCTAATAACCCCTGACATCGTCACCTCAGCCAAAGGTTTAGGGAATGGATTTCCTGTAGGGGCGATGCTTGGCAAAAGTGAATGCATTCCTTCCTTTCAGCCTGGTTCGCACGGATCCACCTTTGGAGGCAATCCACTGGCGATGGCTGCAGTGAAGGCTGTTCTTGAAACCGTTCTTGAAGATGGGTTTCTGGATGCTGTTCAGAAAAATGGAGAGAATCTAATGAACCACCTCAAAAGTGAACTGGAGATCCTTCCCATGGTCAATGAGGTTAGGGGAAAGGGAATGATGATTGGCATTGAGTGGAATGGTCCGGTTGCCGGCATCATTTCAGAGCTTAGAGAAAACGGGCTGCTCGTCCTGCCTGCGGGAGAGAATGTCATTCGCCTGCTGCCGCCTATTAATAGTACAGATGAAGAGTGCAGGATGGCTGTTTCCATGCTAAAAGCGGTTCTTGACCTACATTCCAAAGCAAGCGTCTAA
- the argB gene encoding acetylglutamate kinase: protein MRPVVVIKCGGSIISELSDSFFSSIHSLKNSGWNVVLVHGGGPDITNTLKQMKIQTEFKNGQRKTTKEVLHVVQMTLAGKLNKQLAGECQRRGLSAVGLSGQDAGLLTARILDEELLGLVGGIEKVNTDVLELLLNQNYIPVIAPLGVTEAFETLNVNADTAAAAIAQALNADKLLFVTDVDGILNKGELICETDPAEIEGCIKSGIISGGMIPKAEAAVNSLSGTLKEVMIVNGKKAFLKDNEFFGTKICPNKEAAAG from the coding sequence GTGAGGCCAGTCGTGGTGATCAAATGCGGGGGAAGCATCATTTCCGAGCTTTCAGATTCTTTTTTCTCCTCCATTCATTCTTTAAAGAATTCAGGATGGAACGTCGTTCTTGTACATGGCGGCGGACCTGATATAACCAATACGCTAAAGCAAATGAAGATTCAGACAGAATTTAAGAACGGTCAGCGGAAAACAACAAAGGAAGTATTACATGTCGTTCAGATGACCCTTGCAGGAAAGCTGAATAAACAGCTTGCCGGTGAGTGCCAAAGACGGGGACTTTCCGCAGTCGGTTTATCAGGTCAGGATGCCGGTCTCCTAACTGCCAGGATTCTTGACGAAGAGCTGCTTGGATTGGTAGGGGGCATTGAGAAGGTAAACACGGATGTGCTTGAGCTCTTGCTGAATCAGAATTACATTCCTGTCATCGCTCCCCTAGGTGTTACCGAAGCGTTTGAAACACTGAACGTAAATGCTGATACGGCAGCTGCTGCCATTGCACAGGCGCTAAATGCCGATAAGCTGCTTTTTGTCACAGATGTGGATGGAATTCTAAACAAAGGTGAGCTTATTTGCGAAACGGATCCGGCTGAGATCGAAGGCTGCATTAAAAGCGGCATCATCTCAGGAGGGATGATTCCAAAAGCAGAAGCTGCAGTAAATTCGTTATCAGGGACGCTTAAAGAAGTGATGATCGTAAACGGAAAGAAAGCTTTTCTAAAGGATAATGAATTTTTCGGTACAAAAATTTGTCCTAACAAGGAGGCGGCAGCAGGATGA
- a CDS encoding DegV family protein yields the protein MNVQIIADSASDLPLDFFENTGVILLPLGVHLKGEDYEDLLTIQSKDIYDEMKAGHTAKTSQCNPMTVKEVFTGLAEKGQTALYVAFSSELSGTYQTAVMVANEVREEYPDFKLAIIDTKCASLGCGLAVRRALELSNAGHSLDEIEESVKNYAEHMEHLFTVDDLEYLARGGRVSKASAFVGGLLNIKPLLHVEDGKLIPLEKIRGRKKVFRRMVELMKERGQGIDNQVIAISHGDDLETAEELKAMILEEFSPKEVFINMIGSAVGSHSGPGTIALFFLNKDL from the coding sequence ATGAACGTTCAAATTATAGCGGACAGTGCAAGCGATCTGCCATTGGATTTTTTCGAGAATACCGGTGTGATCCTCCTTCCTCTTGGAGTTCATCTTAAAGGCGAAGACTATGAAGATTTGCTGACCATTCAATCTAAAGATATTTATGATGAGATGAAAGCAGGACATACGGCTAAAACATCCCAGTGCAACCCGATGACAGTAAAGGAAGTGTTTACGGGGCTTGCTGAAAAAGGCCAGACCGCGCTCTATGTAGCCTTTTCTTCTGAACTGTCCGGGACCTATCAGACAGCTGTGATGGTTGCAAACGAAGTGAGGGAGGAATATCCGGACTTCAAGCTTGCAATTATCGATACAAAATGTGCTTCTCTCGGATGCGGACTTGCTGTAAGACGGGCACTGGAGCTTTCCAATGCTGGTCACTCTCTAGATGAAATTGAGGAATCTGTAAAAAACTATGCTGAGCATATGGAGCATCTTTTTACAGTAGATGATCTTGAATATCTGGCACGTGGCGGACGGGTAAGCAAGGCTTCCGCGTTTGTAGGCGGTCTGCTGAATATTAAGCCGCTCCTGCATGTTGAAGACGGGAAACTTATCCCTCTTGAGAAAATCAGAGGGCGCAAAAAAGTTTTCCGCCGGATGGTAGAGCTCATGAAGGAACGGGGCCAGGGAATTGATAATCAAGTCATCGCGATCAGCCATGGAGATGATCTTGAAACCGCTGAAGAGCTGAAGGCTATGATCCTTGAGGAGTTTTCCCCAAAGGAAGTCTTTATCAATATGATTGGTTCAGCCGTTGGATCCCATTCTGGACCGGGAACGATTGCACTCTTTTTTCTAAACAAGGATCTGTGA
- a CDS encoding carbamoyl phosphate synthase small subunit, which yields MKGYIKLENGLELAGELGDEAQPETEGEAVFFTGMTGYQEVLSDPSYQNQILVFTYPLIGNYGINLEDFESKRPQIKGAVFYECCEAFSHYEAVYSLQAYLKKWKIPFLHHVDTRYLVKNIRSSGTMNAKITSVPAANVPPIKLPEHSGGETSTHGNGIQHTVLIDFGFKKSILTALIERGQKVTVLPYEKMEAVFDLHPDGVVFSNGPGDPKQLAGYLSAVKKIARAFPVLGICLGHQLLALAHGEDTEKLPFGHRGANHPVLDRETGKVFMTSQNHSYVVKRNKGTQELKIRFENVNDGSVEGLFHPEKQILSVQFHPEANPGPRESEWIFDEYKAMMNQTGRVAIYA from the coding sequence ATGAAAGGGTACATCAAGCTTGAAAACGGATTGGAATTAGCAGGGGAGCTTGGAGATGAAGCTCAGCCGGAAACGGAAGGCGAAGCTGTATTTTTTACAGGTATGACGGGTTATCAGGAGGTTTTAAGCGATCCGTCCTATCAGAACCAAATCCTTGTATTTACGTATCCGCTTATCGGAAATTACGGAATCAATTTAGAGGATTTTGAAAGCAAGCGACCACAAATTAAAGGGGCTGTATTTTATGAATGCTGTGAAGCGTTCTCTCATTATGAAGCGGTATACAGCCTGCAAGCGTACTTAAAAAAGTGGAAGATTCCGTTCTTGCATCATGTAGATACGCGATATTTAGTGAAAAACATCCGGTCTTCCGGAACAATGAACGCGAAAATCACGTCAGTTCCAGCAGCCAATGTACCGCCAATTAAACTGCCGGAGCATAGCGGCGGGGAAACGTCTACACATGGAAATGGTATCCAGCATACCGTGCTCATTGATTTTGGATTTAAAAAATCGATCCTGACTGCTTTGATTGAACGCGGCCAAAAGGTTACGGTTCTTCCTTATGAAAAAATGGAGGCGGTGTTTGATCTTCATCCGGATGGCGTTGTTTTTTCCAACGGTCCCGGTGATCCGAAGCAGCTTGCAGGGTATTTATCGGCCGTTAAAAAAATTGCACGTGCCTTCCCGGTACTCGGCATCTGTTTAGGGCACCAGCTCCTTGCTCTCGCCCATGGCGAGGATACCGAAAAGCTGCCATTCGGCCATCGCGGCGCAAATCATCCTGTACTGGACAGGGAAACGGGAAAGGTATTCATGACCTCTCAAAACCACAGCTACGTTGTAAAAAGAAACAAGGGCACTCAGGAGCTTAAAATTCGCTTTGAAAATGTTAATGACGGAAGTGTGGAAGGATTATTCCATCCGGAAAAACAAATTCTTTCCGTTCAATTTCATCCGGAAGCAAATCCTGGACCGCGTGAAAGCGAATGGATCTTTGATGAATACAAAGCGATGATGAATCAGACAGGGAGAGTTGCTATCTATGCCTAA
- a CDS encoding prolyl oligopeptidase family serine peptidase codes for MVIVERIIAGGVPSLHVVKEELKNEQTPFVLFVHGFTSAKEHNLHYAYLLAEKGARVVLPEALYHGERSESMPPMELNVRFWDIVMNTIHELKAIKDFFLNEGLIDESRIGVSGTSMGGIVTLGALTQYEWISAGVSLMGSPHYVHFLRKQVDYLRDAGHVLPISDEDLEAKMQSLEPFDLSLHKESLNERPLLFWHGEKDQVVPFKPTWAFYEDIRSAYEANPDNIQFIRDPNADHKVSREGLLGLVNWFETHLSLSTRV; via the coding sequence GTGGTCATTGTGGAGAGAATTATCGCGGGCGGAGTACCAAGTCTGCATGTTGTTAAAGAAGAGCTGAAAAATGAGCAAACACCGTTTGTGCTTTTTGTGCACGGTTTTACAAGCGCAAAGGAACACAATTTGCACTACGCATACCTGCTCGCTGAAAAAGGAGCCAGAGTGGTTCTTCCGGAAGCCCTATACCATGGTGAACGGTCAGAATCCATGCCGCCAATGGAATTGAACGTCCGCTTTTGGGACATCGTAATGAATACCATTCATGAACTAAAGGCGATCAAGGATTTCTTTCTGAATGAGGGATTGATTGATGAATCCCGAATTGGCGTATCCGGAACCTCAATGGGCGGAATTGTTACGCTTGGGGCACTTACCCAGTATGAATGGATTTCCGCAGGAGTCAGCTTAATGGGCAGTCCCCACTACGTCCACTTTTTACGAAAACAGGTGGACTATTTGAGAGATGCAGGGCATGTCCTGCCAATTTCAGACGAAGATCTGGAAGCGAAAATGCAATCGCTCGAGCCATTTGATCTGAGCTTACATAAAGAGAGTCTAAATGAACGTCCGCTCCTGTTCTGGCACGGAGAAAAAGACCAAGTCGTACCTTTCAAGCCGACATGGGCGTTTTATGAGGACATTCGGTCTGCCTACGAGGCCAATCCGGACAACATTCAGTTTATTCGGGATCCGAATGCCGACCATAAAGTATCCAGAGAGGGCTTGCTTGGACTTGTAAATTGGTTCGAGACTCACCTTTCCCTGAGCACGCGGGTTTAA
- a CDS encoding DUF3941 domain-containing protein, whose amino-acid sequence MPHTSDNDKKAKDNNAKEHAKNMLEDQNRKAGKKQFSKKTDHL is encoded by the coding sequence ATGCCGCATACAAGTGATAACGATAAAAAGGCGAAAGATAACAACGCAAAAGAGCATGCAAAAAATATGCTCGAAGATCAAAACCGCAAAGCCGGAAAAAAACAGTTTTCCAAAAAAACGGATCATTTGTAA